Proteins encoded within one genomic window of Actinoplanes octamycinicus:
- a CDS encoding IS110 family transposase: protein MWFCRDDGKVNGYMGQLIIGVDPHKRSATIEIINEREQVLARGRYGTDTGGYQQMLAAGRRHAGRVWAVEGCNGIGRHLAQRLVADGETVLDVPAKLAAKARNFDTGHGRKTDGHDAHHIAVTALRTPGLRRVHADGATVALRLLADRRDQLGVARTETINRLHQLLLELIPGGAKKNLTTDQARTLLERVSVPAGDIVTATRYQLAGDLADELTTLDTKIKAANRQLKTVLAATGTQLTSLNGIGPSGAARLLGDIGDISRFPTRGHFATWNGTAPIDVSSGDNHHHRLNRAGNRRINRVLHIMAITQLRFDTPGRAYYQRKRAEGKTAMEAMRALKRRLSDTVYRQMIKDDHTAQQTATGPGGHTGATLNSSAADPNPKIDTSEKSQPGPANHHPKTPLTPTP, encoded by the coding sequence GTGTGGTTCTGCCGCGACGACGGGAAGGTCAACGGGTACATGGGTCAGCTGATCATTGGAGTCGATCCGCACAAGCGGTCCGCGACGATCGAGATCATCAACGAGCGTGAACAGGTGCTGGCCCGTGGCAGGTACGGCACCGACACCGGTGGCTACCAGCAGATGCTCGCCGCCGGCCGCCGTCACGCCGGCCGGGTGTGGGCGGTCGAGGGCTGTAACGGCATCGGCCGGCACCTGGCCCAGCGGCTGGTCGCCGACGGCGAAACCGTGCTGGACGTCCCGGCGAAACTCGCCGCGAAAGCCCGCAACTTTGACACCGGGCACGGCCGTAAAACCGACGGTCACGACGCGCACCACATCGCGGTGACCGCCCTGCGCACCCCGGGCCTGCGCCGCGTTCACGCCGACGGCGCCACCGTCGCGCTGCGGCTGCTGGCCGACCGCCGCGACCAGCTCGGTGTCGCCCGCACCGAGACCATCAACCGGCTGCACCAGCTACTGCTCGAACTGATCCCCGGCGGCGCGAAGAAGAACCTGACCACCGACCAGGCCCGCACCCTGCTCGAACGCGTCAGCGTCCCGGCCGGCGACATCGTCACCGCCACCCGCTATCAGCTGGCCGGCGACCTGGCCGACGAGCTCACCACCCTGGACACCAAGATCAAAGCAGCCAACCGGCAGCTGAAGACCGTGCTGGCCGCCACCGGCACCCAGCTGACCAGCCTCAACGGCATCGGCCCCTCCGGCGCCGCCCGCCTGCTCGGCGACATCGGCGACATCAGCCGCTTCCCGACCCGCGGGCACTTCGCCACCTGGAACGGCACCGCCCCCATCGACGTGTCCTCCGGCGACAACCATCATCACCGGCTCAACCGGGCCGGGAACCGGCGCATCAACCGGGTCCTGCACATCATGGCCATCACCCAGCTCCGCTTCGACACCCCCGGCCGCGCCTACTACCAGCGCAAACGCGCCGAAGGCAAAACCGCGATGGAAGCCATGCGAGCGTTGAAACGACGCCTGTCCGACACCGTCTACCGCCAAATGATCAAAGACGACCACACGGCACAACAGACAGCGACGGGTCCGGGAGGACACACGGGGGCGACTCTGAACTCCAGCGCGGCCGACCCAAACCCCAAGATCGACACTTCGGAAAAGTCACAACCCGGACCCGCCAACCACCACCCTAAAACACCCCTCACACCAACCCCTTGA
- a CDS encoding GNAT family N-acetyltransferase has translation MIRTFGWEDYDAVAAVWAAAAREVVPRAELELKLARDPELFLVATDGDQVTGVVLGTWDGRRGWILRLAVDPARRRQGIATALVHELEARFRALGCPRINLLVMPENDAGLRFWQELGYLPMPDVLCTKPL, from the coding sequence GTGATCCGGACCTTCGGCTGGGAGGACTACGACGCGGTCGCCGCTGTCTGGGCGGCGGCCGCGCGCGAGGTCGTCCCGCGCGCCGAGCTGGAGCTGAAACTCGCCCGCGACCCCGAGCTGTTCCTGGTCGCGACCGACGGCGACCAGGTCACCGGGGTGGTGCTGGGCACCTGGGACGGCCGCCGCGGCTGGATCCTGCGCCTCGCCGTCGACCCGGCCCGCCGCCGGCAGGGCATCGCCACCGCGCTGGTCCACGAGCTGGAGGCCCGCTTCCGGGCGCTCGGCTGCCCGCGGATCAACCTGCTGGTGATGCCGGAGAACGACGCCGGCCTGCGCTTCTGGCAGGAACTCGGCTACCTGCCGATGCCGGACGTGCTCTGCACCAAACCCCTCTGA
- a CDS encoding FAD-binding and (Fe-S)-binding domain-containing protein, with protein MTTAAISTDLVQALARAGVPDVLTDLAHRSAYASDASLYRVVPQAIVRPRHDDDVAATLRVCRELGIPITARGAGTSVAGNAIGPGVILDFSRHMNKVLEIDAEARTARVQAGTVQAVLQAAAKPFGLRFGPDPSTHTRCTIGGMIGNNSCGSRTLGYGRTSDNTVALTAFTIDGERLVTGPQPSGAEKTVDALRQLIGANLAVGRTEFATFGRQVSGYAVEHLLPENGFNLTEFLVGSEGTLAIVTEATVRLVADPAHRVLVVLGYPDFGTAGDVIPAILKFTPTACEGLDHRICDVVRSRRGPDAVPPLPGGTAWLMVEIAGDDLEEVRGRVEGLVAAAGAVDHVIVEDTAKAAPLWKIREDGAGLAGRAPSGLPAHAGWEDAAVPPARIGAYLRDFDALCERHGLAVMPYGHLGDGCVHVRLDFPLDKPGGAGKFRAFLEDAADLVVSYGGSLSGEHGDGRARSELLSRMYSAEAMTLFRQIKHTFDPGNLLNPGNLVDPDPVDANIRVSQARKVTVPLALAYHHDGGDFNQAVHRCTGVGKCRADTTVLGGVMCPSFLATKNEKDSTRGRARVLQEMLDGELAPDWRAEAVHDALDLCLSCKGCASDCPTGIDMAAYKSEVLHQSYKGRARPRSHYSLGWLPRWSRLASKMPALANLMTSLPGIRGLALYLAGVDSRRSIPTFAPRTFKSTFKPMKTGKPVILFVDSFTDHFAPEIAQAAVDLLVDAGYAPQVTSKKACCGLTWISTGQLDAARRILGVTVDELHRAVKKGIPIVGLEPSCTGVLRSDAVELVDNEAAREVAAATRTVAELLAATPDWTPPSLDGVRVVAQPHCHHHAVMGWEADAKLLKRTGATVKRLGGCCGLAGNFGVERGHYEVSVQVAEQQLLPALEQAEEGDVFLADGFSCRTQADDLADVSGVHLVQLLADALAAKKRQPTP; from the coding sequence GTGACAACCGCAGCGATCTCCACCGACCTGGTGCAAGCCCTCGCCCGGGCCGGCGTCCCCGACGTGCTGACCGACCTGGCACACCGTTCGGCGTACGCGAGTGACGCCTCCCTCTACCGGGTGGTCCCGCAGGCGATCGTGCGGCCGCGCCACGACGACGACGTGGCGGCCACCCTCCGGGTCTGCCGTGAGCTGGGCATCCCGATCACCGCGCGCGGGGCGGGCACCTCGGTGGCCGGCAACGCGATCGGGCCGGGCGTGATCCTGGACTTCAGCCGGCACATGAACAAGGTGCTGGAGATCGACGCGGAAGCGCGGACCGCGCGGGTGCAGGCCGGCACCGTGCAGGCGGTGCTGCAGGCGGCGGCGAAGCCGTTCGGGCTGCGGTTCGGCCCGGACCCGTCGACGCACACCCGCTGCACGATCGGCGGCATGATCGGCAACAACTCGTGCGGTTCGCGGACCCTCGGCTACGGCCGCACCTCGGACAACACGGTCGCGCTCACGGCGTTCACGATCGACGGCGAGCGCCTGGTCACCGGCCCGCAGCCGAGCGGCGCGGAGAAGACCGTGGACGCGCTGCGCCAGCTGATCGGGGCGAACCTGGCGGTCGGCCGGACCGAGTTCGCCACCTTCGGCCGGCAGGTCTCCGGCTACGCGGTCGAGCACCTGCTCCCGGAGAACGGGTTCAACTTGACCGAGTTCCTGGTGGGCAGCGAGGGCACCCTGGCGATCGTCACCGAGGCGACGGTCCGGCTGGTCGCCGACCCGGCGCACCGGGTCCTGGTGGTGCTCGGTTACCCCGATTTCGGTACGGCCGGCGACGTCATCCCGGCGATCCTCAAGTTCACGCCGACCGCCTGCGAGGGCCTGGACCACCGGATCTGCGACGTGGTCCGGTCCCGCCGCGGCCCGGACGCGGTCCCGCCGCTGCCCGGCGGCACCGCCTGGCTGATGGTGGAGATCGCCGGCGACGACCTGGAGGAGGTTCGCGGCCGGGTCGAGGGCCTGGTCGCGGCGGCCGGGGCGGTCGACCACGTGATCGTCGAGGACACCGCGAAGGCCGCCCCGCTGTGGAAGATCCGGGAGGACGGCGCCGGGTTGGCCGGGCGTGCCCCGAGTGGCCTGCCCGCGCACGCCGGCTGGGAGGACGCCGCGGTGCCGCCCGCCAGGATCGGGGCGTACCTGCGGGACTTCGACGCGCTGTGCGAGCGGCACGGGCTGGCCGTGATGCCCTACGGCCACCTGGGCGACGGGTGCGTGCACGTGCGGCTGGACTTCCCGCTGGACAAGCCGGGCGGGGCGGGCAAGTTCCGGGCGTTCCTGGAGGACGCCGCCGACCTGGTGGTCAGTTACGGCGGGTCGCTCTCCGGCGAGCACGGCGACGGGCGGGCCCGGTCCGAGCTGCTCAGCCGGATGTACTCGGCCGAGGCGATGACCCTGTTCCGGCAGATCAAGCACACCTTCGACCCGGGCAACCTGCTGAACCCGGGCAACCTGGTCGACCCGGACCCGGTGGACGCGAACATCCGGGTGTCGCAGGCGCGGAAGGTGACCGTGCCGCTGGCGCTGGCCTACCACCACGACGGCGGGGACTTCAACCAGGCCGTGCACCGGTGCACCGGGGTGGGTAAGTGCCGGGCGGACACCACGGTGCTCGGCGGGGTGATGTGCCCGTCGTTCCTGGCCACCAAGAACGAGAAGGACTCCACCCGGGGGCGGGCCCGGGTGCTGCAGGAGATGCTGGACGGGGAGCTGGCGCCGGACTGGCGGGCGGAGGCCGTACACGACGCCCTTGATCTCTGTCTGTCCTGCAAGGGCTGCGCGTCGGACTGTCCGACCGGGATCGACATGGCGGCCTACAAGTCCGAGGTGCTGCACCAGAGCTACAAGGGGCGGGCCCGGCCGCGGTCGCACTATTCGCTGGGCTGGCTGCCGCGCTGGTCCCGGCTCGCGTCGAAGATGCCGGCGCTGGCGAACCTGATGACCAGCCTGCCCGGGATCCGTGGCCTGGCGCTCTACCTCGCCGGCGTGGACTCGCGGCGGTCGATCCCGACCTTCGCCCCCCGCACCTTCAAGTCCACGTTCAAGCCGATGAAGACCGGCAAGCCGGTCATCCTGTTCGTGGACAGCTTCACCGACCACTTCGCGCCGGAGATCGCCCAGGCGGCCGTCGACCTGCTCGTCGACGCCGGCTACGCGCCGCAGGTGACCAGCAAGAAGGCGTGCTGCGGGCTGACCTGGATCAGCACCGGGCAGCTGGACGCGGCCCGCCGGATCCTCGGCGTCACCGTCGACGAGCTGCACCGCGCGGTCAAGAAGGGCATCCCGATCGTCGGCCTGGAGCCGTCCTGCACCGGTGTGCTGCGCAGCGACGCGGTCGAGCTGGTCGACAACGAGGCAGCCCGCGAGGTGGCCGCCGCCACCAGGACGGTCGCCGAGCTGCTCGCCGCCACCCCGGACTGGACCCCGCCGTCGCTGGACGGGGTCCGGGTGGTCGCCCAGCCGCACTGTCACCACCACGCCGTGATGGGCTGGGAGGCGGACGCCAAGCTGCTCAAACGCACCGGCGCCACGGTCAAGCGGCTCGGCGGCTGCTGCGGCCTGGCCGGCAACTTCGGTGTCGAGCGCGGGCACTACGAGGTGTCCGTGCAGGTCGCCGAGCAGCAGCTGCTGCCCGCGCTGGAGCAGGCCGAGGAGGGCGACGTCTTCCTGGCCGACGGCTTCTCCTGCCGCACCCAGGCCGACGACCTGGCCGACGTCTCCGGCGTCCACCTGGTCCAGCTGCTGGCCGACGCCCTGGCCGCCAAGAAGCGGCAGCCGACACCGTGA
- a CDS encoding NACHT domain-containing protein, which produces MGREVSYDDAVQLLGGDRDKWVKLLDTLLGAGLLAAVGPFRDLLGWFDAKAELSKVVEKLVTGLIERRSTLSRWERTERLRAAHAVLAVTAYFEALAETKLPVGHRDLELTAAEQRSLGAAGRSVPVPGAAESHEMFRQTLIDHYRQVGDTVGGFLQGLAVWERLSPGERRTVTEALAALPDRAADRFDSLLGRLASEFPEVAFWAGMREHNATRGALAEATTALAGMRAVLDRLAEGRPPDSRRAALSRAYAAALRRPSDDVPTGLRMPSLAEAFLPQLYRSCVVTGSLPLSSENWWDRQPVRDDLLSFLTGHLTSAEAVTAPLLVLGQPGSGKSVLSKLLAGQLPASAFLPVLVPLRDVSASADLQEQIEQAIRAATGERLDWPALSRSSGDALPVVILDGFDELLQATGVSQTDYLSRVTAFQRREMDQDRPVAVIVTSRTSVADRAQPSEGTVAVRLEPFDDHRIAAWLDVWNRANADRFAAGPEAPLDLVTVLRYRHLAEQPLLLLMLALYDAEGNALRDAGTLRPDELYERLLARFARREVDKLGAGLPERERAQLVELHLYRLSVVAFAMFNRGAQWVSGDDLARDLEALPMPAAPSGVAQPAGLRARQSAVEQALDSFYFVHRAGADRDGVRLGTYEFLHATFGEYLVARLLHTIVTEMVNRQRTVTFLTGGKPTDDDLLHALLSWAPLADRRQIVAFLHGMVLVKPAEARAEWTELLVELFRAAPQPREPRGFGGYQPRALTVPSRIAAYTANLLLLALCGEDLTAGRLFRTTDEAAIREWQDMALLWHSQGGASGWSGLLRLVVVKRVGRTGKRDVVLTFDGDPSVIPEVDLAWALGPDEPKHTGVSLTYGNVLRDVGREAHFTCDAINDVQQHALEPLMDPAFGQAGGVIFSAAQRGRPTVLLRDILMLVGPPSEPVAERVRRYRHCLDEAPYFDFVYLDLVLRRIERDRDLTTTDVMDVFVSFQDPGPCRAELVSCLLAHLDPVDGAPLAELLVQILDSHAATGWLEAEVEAAIRLAELGLKYPDVEEYEARLLLDKHADRRPDFIGRIHRIVA; this is translated from the coding sequence GTGGGACGTGAGGTGAGCTACGACGACGCCGTCCAGCTGCTCGGCGGCGACCGCGACAAGTGGGTCAAGCTCCTGGACACCCTGCTCGGCGCGGGCCTGCTGGCGGCGGTCGGCCCGTTCCGTGACCTGCTCGGCTGGTTCGACGCCAAGGCGGAACTGAGCAAGGTCGTCGAGAAGCTCGTGACCGGACTCATCGAACGGCGGTCGACCCTGTCCCGCTGGGAGCGGACCGAGCGGCTGCGGGCCGCGCACGCGGTCCTCGCGGTCACCGCGTATTTCGAGGCGCTCGCCGAGACGAAGCTGCCGGTCGGCCACCGGGACCTGGAGCTCACCGCGGCCGAGCAGCGCTCGCTGGGCGCCGCCGGGAGGTCCGTCCCGGTGCCCGGCGCCGCCGAGTCGCACGAGATGTTCCGCCAGACGCTGATCGACCACTACCGCCAGGTCGGCGACACCGTCGGCGGCTTCCTCCAGGGACTCGCGGTCTGGGAGCGCCTGTCGCCCGGCGAGCGGAGGACGGTCACCGAGGCGCTGGCGGCGCTGCCGGACCGGGCCGCGGACCGGTTCGACAGCCTGCTCGGGCGGCTGGCGTCCGAGTTTCCCGAGGTGGCGTTCTGGGCCGGGATGCGCGAGCACAACGCCACTCGCGGCGCGCTGGCCGAGGCGACCACCGCGCTGGCCGGGATGCGCGCCGTGCTGGACCGGCTCGCCGAGGGCCGGCCGCCGGACTCCCGCCGGGCCGCGCTGTCCCGGGCCTACGCCGCCGCGCTGCGGCGCCCGTCCGATGACGTGCCGACCGGCCTGCGGATGCCGTCGCTGGCCGAGGCCTTCCTACCGCAGCTGTACCGGTCCTGCGTGGTTACCGGAAGCCTGCCGCTGAGCAGTGAGAACTGGTGGGATCGGCAGCCGGTCCGGGACGATCTGCTGTCGTTCCTGACCGGGCACCTCACCTCGGCGGAGGCGGTCACCGCGCCGCTGCTGGTGCTCGGCCAACCCGGTTCGGGGAAGTCGGTGCTCAGCAAGCTGCTGGCCGGGCAGTTGCCGGCCAGCGCGTTCCTGCCGGTGCTGGTGCCGCTGCGCGACGTGTCCGCCTCGGCCGACCTGCAGGAGCAGATCGAACAGGCGATCCGCGCCGCCACCGGTGAACGGCTGGACTGGCCGGCGCTGAGCCGGTCGTCCGGTGACGCGCTCCCGGTGGTCATCCTGGACGGCTTCGACGAGTTGCTGCAGGCGACCGGGGTGAGCCAGACCGACTACCTGAGCCGGGTCACCGCCTTCCAGCGCCGGGAGATGGACCAGGACCGGCCGGTCGCGGTGATCGTCACCAGCCGCACCAGCGTCGCCGACCGGGCCCAGCCCAGCGAGGGCACCGTCGCGGTCCGGCTGGAGCCCTTCGACGACCATCGGATCGCGGCCTGGCTCGACGTCTGGAACCGGGCCAACGCCGACCGGTTCGCGGCCGGCCCGGAGGCGCCGCTGGACCTGGTGACCGTGCTGCGCTACCGGCATCTCGCCGAGCAGCCGCTGCTGTTGCTGATGCTGGCCCTCTACGACGCCGAGGGGAATGCCCTGCGGGACGCCGGCACGCTGCGCCCGGACGAGCTCTATGAGCGGCTGTTGGCGCGCTTCGCCCGCCGTGAGGTGGACAAGCTGGGGGCTGGGCTGCCCGAGCGGGAGCGGGCGCAGCTCGTCGAGTTGCACCTTTACCGGCTCAGCGTGGTGGCGTTCGCGATGTTCAACCGCGGGGCGCAGTGGGTGAGCGGCGACGATCTGGCCCGGGATCTGGAGGCCCTGCCGATGCCGGCCGCCCCCAGTGGGGTGGCGCAACCGGCCGGCCTGCGGGCTCGGCAAAGCGCCGTGGAGCAGGCGCTCGACTCGTTCTACTTCGTCCATCGCGCCGGTGCCGATCGGGACGGGGTGCGACTCGGCACCTACGAGTTCCTGCACGCCACCTTCGGCGAGTACCTGGTGGCCCGGCTCCTGCACACCATCGTCACCGAGATGGTGAACCGGCAGCGGACCGTCACCTTCCTCACCGGCGGCAAGCCGACCGACGACGACCTGCTGCACGCCCTGCTCTCCTGGGCGCCGCTGGCGGACCGGCGGCAGATCGTGGCCTTCCTGCACGGCATGGTCCTGGTCAAGCCGGCCGAGGCGCGGGCCGAGTGGACCGAACTGCTGGTCGAGCTGTTCCGGGCGGCGCCGCAGCCACGGGAGCCGCGTGGCTTCGGCGGATACCAGCCTCGCGCGCTGACCGTTCCGTCCCGGATCGCCGCCTACACCGCGAACCTGCTGCTCCTGGCCTTGTGCGGCGAGGATCTGACGGCGGGACGGTTGTTCCGGACCACCGACGAGGCGGCGATTCGGGAGTGGCAGGACATGGCCCTGCTCTGGCACTCGCAGGGTGGCGCCAGCGGCTGGTCCGGGCTGCTCCGCCTAGTGGTGGTGAAGCGAGTGGGCCGCACCGGGAAGCGGGACGTCGTGCTCACCTTCGACGGCGACCCCAGCGTCATTCCGGAAGTGGACCTGGCATGGGCGCTGGGTCCGGACGAACCGAAGCACACCGGCGTCTCACTCACCTACGGCAACGTGTTGCGCGATGTGGGCCGTGAGGCCCACTTCACCTGCGACGCGATCAACGACGTTCAACAGCATGCCCTGGAACCACTGATGGATCCGGCTTTCGGCCAAGCCGGCGGCGTGATCTTCTCGGCCGCTCAGCGGGGCAGGCCGACGGTTCTGCTGCGGGACATCCTCATGCTGGTTGGTCCACCCTCCGAGCCGGTCGCGGAGCGCGTGCGACGATACCGACATTGTCTTGATGAGGCACCCTATTTCGATTTTGTCTACCTCGACCTGGTGCTGCGCCGCATCGAACGCGATCGGGATCTCACCACGACTGATGTGATGGACGTATTCGTGTCGTTCCAGGATCCGGGGCCTTGCCGGGCCGAGCTGGTCAGCTGCCTGCTGGCGCACCTCGACCCGGTCGATGGGGCTCCGCTGGCGGAGCTGCTGGTCCAGATCCTGGACAGCCACGCCGCGACCGGGTGGCTCGAGGCCGAGGTGGAGGCCGCGATCCGGCTCGCCGAGCTCGGACTGAAATATCCGGACGTCGAGGAGTACGAGGCACGATTGTTGCTGGATAAGCATGCGGACCGGCGGCCGGACTTCATCGGCAGGATTCACCGGATCGTCGCGTGA
- a CDS encoding lactate racemase domain-containing protein, whose protein sequence is MAATIGAAGRVLGDAEVRAFVRDRLAEADVDGRRVCVIVPDATRSCPLPLLLGALHEPLHGRAAAVTVLIALGTHAPMSQAQLAKHLGGPYPGFEIRNHEWWLPERLVSLGRIGASRVAELSEGRMAQPIEVALNRAVVEHDVCLVIGPVFPHEVVGFSGGNKYFFPGIAGQEIIDFSHWLGALISSAEIIGTRGITPVRALIDEAAAMIPSQRLALCLVVESGTGALHAMSFGEPESAWAACADVSAVTHVQYLEAPVHRVLSIIPEKYDDMWTGAKGFYKVEPIVADGGEVIIYAPHITRISAMHPEIEKIGYHCRDYFVKQWDRFRDQHWGVLAHSTHLRGAGTWDPVDGERPRVRVTLATGIPEHVVRAADLDYLDPATLDLDALAADSFVVPQAGEILFRLR, encoded by the coding sequence ATGGCTGCAACGATCGGCGCCGCTGGGCGCGTTCTGGGCGATGCTGAGGTACGCGCATTCGTCCGTGACCGGCTCGCCGAGGCGGACGTGGACGGCCGCCGGGTGTGCGTGATCGTGCCGGACGCGACCCGCAGCTGCCCGCTCCCGCTGCTGCTCGGCGCGCTGCACGAGCCGCTGCACGGGCGGGCCGCCGCGGTGACCGTGCTGATCGCCCTGGGCACGCACGCCCCGATGTCGCAGGCCCAGCTGGCCAAGCACCTGGGCGGGCCGTACCCGGGCTTCGAGATCCGCAACCACGAGTGGTGGCTGCCCGAGCGGCTGGTCTCGCTCGGCCGGATCGGCGCGTCCCGGGTGGCCGAGCTGTCCGAGGGCAGGATGGCGCAGCCGATCGAGGTGGCGCTGAACCGGGCGGTCGTCGAGCACGACGTCTGCCTGGTGATCGGGCCGGTCTTCCCGCACGAGGTGGTCGGCTTCTCCGGCGGCAACAAGTACTTCTTCCCCGGGATCGCCGGCCAGGAGATCATCGACTTCTCGCACTGGCTGGGCGCGCTGATCAGCAGCGCCGAGATCATCGGGACCCGCGGGATCACGCCGGTGCGGGCGCTGATCGACGAGGCGGCGGCGATGATCCCGTCGCAGCGGCTGGCGTTGTGCCTGGTGGTCGAGTCGGGGACCGGGGCGCTGCACGCGATGTCGTTCGGCGAGCCGGAGTCCGCGTGGGCGGCGTGCGCGGACGTCTCCGCGGTCACCCACGTGCAGTACCTGGAGGCGCCGGTGCACCGCGTCCTGTCGATCATCCCGGAGAAGTACGACGACATGTGGACCGGCGCCAAGGGGTTCTACAAGGTCGAACCGATCGTCGCGGACGGCGGTGAGGTGATCATCTACGCGCCGCACATCACCCGGATCTCGGCGATGCACCCGGAGATCGAGAAGATCGGCTACCACTGCCGGGACTACTTCGTGAAGCAGTGGGATCGGTTCCGGGACCAGCACTGGGGGGTGCTCGCCCACTCCACGCACCTGCGCGGGGCCGGCACCTGGGATCCGGTCGACGGGGAGCGGCCCCGGGTCCGGGTCACCCTGGCCACCGGGATCCCGGAGCACGTGGTCCGGGCCGCCGACCTCGACTATCTCGACCCGGCGACGCTCGACCTGGACGCTCTGGCCGCCGACTCGTTCGTGGTACCGCAGGCCGGCGAGATCCTGTTCCGCCTGCGGTGA
- the larE gene encoding ATP-dependent sacrificial sulfur transferase LarE — translation MDGAEVDEVVARLAGLLTGIDRLAVAFSGGVDSSLLLALSARALGPGRVLAVLGVSPSLPAAERSAAHEVARGIGVPVVEVVTHEGDRPDYRRNGPDRCYHCKDELFTRIGDEVLDAHRVDAVAYGENADDALRPDRPGSRAAAAHRVLRPLTDLGLRKDDVRRLARACGLPSADKPAAPCLASRVPHFSEVTPAKLAQIEQAEAALRRMGFADLRVRHHGEIARIELPVADLPRAVTPPLREAVHEAVLAAGFRFAAVDVAGIQSGAFTLPLVQVTRA, via the coding sequence ATGGACGGCGCGGAGGTCGACGAGGTGGTGGCCCGCCTGGCGGGGCTGCTGACCGGGATTGATCGGCTGGCGGTGGCGTTCTCCGGCGGTGTCGACTCGTCGCTGCTGCTCGCCCTGTCGGCGCGGGCGCTCGGGCCGGGCCGGGTCCTGGCGGTGCTCGGGGTGTCACCGAGCCTGCCCGCGGCGGAACGCTCCGCGGCGCACGAGGTCGCCCGCGGGATCGGGGTCCCGGTGGTCGAGGTGGTCACCCACGAGGGCGACCGGCCGGACTACCGGCGCAACGGGCCGGACCGCTGCTACCACTGCAAGGACGAGCTGTTCACCCGGATCGGCGACGAGGTGCTCGACGCGCATCGGGTGGACGCGGTCGCCTACGGGGAGAACGCCGACGACGCCCTCCGGCCGGATCGGCCCGGGTCGCGCGCGGCGGCCGCCCATCGGGTGCTGCGGCCGCTGACCGACCTCGGGCTGCGCAAGGACGACGTGCGGCGGCTGGCGCGGGCGTGCGGCCTGCCGTCCGCCGACAAACCGGCCGCGCCGTGCCTGGCCTCGCGGGTCCCGCACTTCAGCGAGGTGACCCCGGCGAAGCTGGCGCAGATCGAGCAGGCCGAGGCCGCCCTGCGGCGGATGGGCTTCGCCGATCTCCGGGTCCGCCACCACGGCGAGATCGCCCGCATCGAACTGCCGGTGGCGGATCTGCCTCGTGCCGTCACGCCGCCGCTCCGGGAGGCCGTGCACGAGGCGGTCCTGGCCGCCGGTTTCCGCTTCGCCGCGGTCGACGTGGCCGGCATCCAGTCCGGCGCCTTCACGCTGCCGTTGGTCCAGGTCACCCGTGCCTGA